In Vitis vinifera cultivar Pinot Noir 40024 chromosome 17, ASM3070453v1, one genomic interval encodes:
- the LOC132252791 gene encoding uncharacterized protein LOC132252791 — MSDELASTLASIQEFMAGVSRRLDQIESSRQDPQLVGMVIDETVPHASQTAQTIPPRVSLGTPFHLADHYETIPPPTVTVPPHMVPTIEDTRLAEQEAKVERLESMMRQIRLQDGGLTWDDRDGISAASLPAKFRMPDIERYSGIGCPKIHLRLYSTVMRAHGIDEAQLVALFPMSLSGAAQRWFASVEPSRLRTWEDVAHEFLTQFAFSADIDVSRRELEATRQRPEESISSFVTRWRAKVAGMVDRPKEQDQIDMVLRNLQPRFARRLVGIPFQDLRSLVQAAFSVEEAIARGLWTDTTPSPDSKGKKLIGPFGRSGEVGAISYQHRRPAHHSLYRPPTVRAHFPHPQYQYQPDYVQEPYIAQTSMQPRPPHPRAATHPPPRPYAQRPARQFTQLGMTLTRAFEKLRDAGVIVPLAPRPLPHPIPPHFRLHEHCLYHQIPGHDTEHCSALHHAIQDLIDSGVVDLARSSVTTNPLPTHSTHAVPPPPGLQ, encoded by the coding sequence ATGTCAGACGAGCTAGCTTCCACACTTGCTTCCATCCAGGAGTTCATGGCCGGAGTCAGTAGACGCTTGGATCAGATAGAGAGTTCTCGCCAGGATCCCCAGCTGGTTGGCATGGTCATTGATGAGACAGTTCCTCATGCATCTCAGACAGCACAGACTATTCCACCTAGGGTTTCACTTGGTACTCCATTCCATCTGGCAGATCATTATGAGACCATTCCACCACCTACTGTCACAGTGCCGCCTCACATGGTCCCTACTATTGAGGATACTCGATTGGCCGAGCAGGAGGCCAAGGTTGAGAGGCTTGAGTCCATGATGAGACAGATCAGATTGCAGGACGgaggtttgacttgggatgaCAGGGATGGCATATCGGCGGCTAGCTTGCCCGCCAAGTTTCGCATGCCGGACATTGAGCGTTATAGTGGGATTGGTTGTCCCAAGATCCACTTGAGACTATACAGCACAGTCATGAGAGCACATGGGATAGATGAAGCACAGTTGGTGGCCCTCTTCCCGATGTCACTTAGTGGAGCAGCTCAGAGATGGTTTGCTTCAGTTGAGCCTTCGAGACTCCGCACCTGGGAGGATGTGGCTCATGAGTTCCTGACTCAGTTCGCTTTTAGTGCCGATATTGATGTATCCAGACGAGAGTTGGAGGCCACTAGACAGAGGCCAGAGGAGTCTATTTCTTCATTTGTCACTCGTTGGAGGGCAAAGGTGGCTGGTATGGTAGACCGGCCTAAGGAGCAGGATcagattgatatggttcttcGGAACCTACAGCCGAGATTCGCGAGACGTCTTGTGGGCATCCCGTTTCAGGATCTCAGGAGTTTGGTTCAGGCAGCTTTCAGTGTTGAGGAGGCTATTGCTCGAGGATTATGGACAGATACTACTCCTTCCCCTGACAGTAAGGGGAAGAAGCTGATTGGGCCATTTGGTAGATCTGGAGAGGTTGGCGCTATTAGTTATCAGCATCGGAGGCCTGCGCATCACTCACTTTATAGGCCTCCTACAGTCAGAGCTCATTTCCCTCATCCGCAGTATCAGTATCAGCCGGATTATGTTCAGGAGCCTTACATTGCTCAGACTAGCATGCAGCCACGACCACCACATCCGAGAGCCGCTACTCACCCGCCACCCAGACCATATGCACAGAGGCCCGCGAGACAGTTCACTCAGTTGggcatgactttgactagagcttttgagaagctcaGAGACGCTGGAGTGATTGTTCCTTTGGCACCGAGGCCTTTGCCCCATCCTATTCCTCCTCATTTCCGTTTACATGAGCACTGTTTGTATCATCAGATTCCAGGGCACGATACTGAGCATTGTTCAGCACTCCATCATGCGATACAGGATTTGATCGATTCAGGGGTGGTTGACTTGGCCAGGTCAAGTGTGACCACCAATCCCCTGCCTACACATTctacacatgcagttcctcctcctcctgGTCTTCAGTAG